In a single window of the Chondrocystis sp. NIES-4102 genome:
- a CDS encoding radical SAM domain-containing protein, with translation MTVFQQEHLLFTPATPETNAIPAIFAFPNEYTIGITSLGFQIVWATLAKRSDVDVSRLFTDLSEPLPRNPELLGFSVSWELDYINIFNLLESLAIPLGSSDRTDDHPLVFGGGTVLTANPEPFADFFDVILLGDGENLLDQFINAYQQVRKADRQTKLKHLAQIPGIYIPSLYTITYHSPDGEIKAIAPIDSDIPPQVQKQTYRGNILSTSTVVTSKAAWENIYMVEVVRSCPEMCRFCLASYLTLPFRTASLEASLIPAIEQGLKVTNRLGLLGASVTQHPEFETLLDYLSGDQYQDVRLSIASVRTNTVTEKLAKTLANRDTRSITIAVESGSQKVREIVNKKLTNEEIIQAAINAQAGGLKALKLYGMVGIPGESMADVEQTVTMMSAIKKAAPKLRLTLGCSTFVPKSHTPFQWLGVNPEAKSRLKYLEKNLRKQGIEFRPESYNWSVIQALISRGDRRLGKLLELIREYSDSVGSYKRGFKQLRGQIPPLDYYVHDNWNPQQHILPWQHLTTALPQTTLVKHLDEAMAISNY, from the coding sequence CCATCGGTATTACTAGCTTGGGTTTTCAAATTGTCTGGGCTACTTTGGCAAAGCGTAGTGATGTTGATGTTAGCCGTTTGTTTACAGACTTAAGTGAACCGTTACCTAGAAATCCTGAACTTTTGGGTTTTTCGGTATCCTGGGAATTAGATTATATTAATATCTTTAATTTATTAGAGTCTTTAGCCATTCCTCTGGGTAGTAGCGATCGCACCGATGATCATCCCTTAGTATTTGGCGGAGGAACGGTTTTAACCGCCAACCCTGAACCCTTTGCCGACTTTTTTGATGTAATCCTGTTAGGCGATGGTGAAAATTTACTTGATCAATTTATTAACGCCTATCAACAGGTAAGAAAGGCAGATCGCCAGACAAAACTTAAGCATTTAGCCCAAATACCAGGTATTTATATTCCCAGTTTATATACAATTACTTATCACAGTCCTGACGGCGAAATTAAAGCGATCGCGCCTATCGATTCTGATATTCCTCCTCAAGTTCAAAAGCAAACCTATCGCGGTAACATTCTTTCTACTTCCACCGTCGTTACTTCCAAGGCTGCTTGGGAAAATATCTATATGGTAGAAGTTGTCCGCAGTTGTCCTGAGATGTGCCGTTTTTGTTTGGCTAGTTATTTAACTTTACCGTTTCGCACCGCATCTTTAGAAGCTTCCTTAATTCCTGCAATTGAACAAGGATTAAAAGTAACCAACCGTCTCGGCTTACTTGGTGCATCTGTTACCCAGCATCCTGAATTTGAAACTCTATTGGATTATCTCTCTGGGGATCAATATCAAGATGTGCGTTTGAGTATTGCTTCTGTCAGAACTAATACCGTTACTGAGAAACTGGCTAAAACCCTAGCAAATAGAGATACTCGTTCGATTACAATTGCAGTCGAAAGTGGTTCTCAAAAGGTAAGAGAAATTGTAAATAAGAAACTGACTAATGAGGAAATTATTCAAGCTGCGATCAACGCTCAAGCAGGAGGCTTAAAAGCTCTTAAACTTTATGGTATGGTGGGTATTCCTGGCGAATCTATGGCAGATGTGGAACAAACTGTAACTATGATGAGTGCTATTAAAAAAGCTGCGCCGAAGTTACGTTTAACCCTCGGATGCAGTACTTTTGTCCCCAAGTCCCATACACCGTTTCAATGGTTGGGGGTAAATCCTGAAGCTAAATCAAGACTAAAATATCTCGAAAAAAATCTGAGAAAACAAGGTATAGAATTTCGTCCTGAAAGTTATAATTGGTCAGTCATTCAAGCTTTAATCTCCCGTGGCGATCGCCGTTTGGGTAAACTATTAGAGTTAATTAGGGAATATAGCGATTCTGTCGGTAGTTATAAACGAGGATTTAAACAATTGCGCGGACAAATACCACCTTTAGATTATTATGTTCATGATAACTGGAATCCTCAGCAGCACATTCTCCCTTGGCAACATCTAACAACCGCCCTACCACAAACGACTCTGGTTAAACATTTAGATGAAGCAATGGCAATTAGCAATTATTAA
- a CDS encoding superoxide dismutase, with the protein MTYNRRNFLYLIGAATGTAVLGISQKNNQAIAQSDKPKAEVFTLPPLPYEYEALEPYINAETMRFHHDKHHGSFVKKLNQLVEEYPELSNKSAEELLKDLKKLPKEIQKTVRNNAGGHVNHTMFWSIMANDGGGEPNDAIAFAIDKSFGSFAEFQTLFNETGMNQFGSGWVWLVMDKRKQLKVLSTPNQDNPLMQGMYPIMGNDVWEHSYYLTYRNRRDEYLEQWWNVVNWNEVNQRFQQALNYKI; encoded by the coding sequence ATGACATATAACCGCCGTAACTTTTTATATCTCATAGGGGCAGCTACTGGTACTGCAGTATTAGGTATTTCTCAGAAAAATAATCAAGCGATCGCCCAGTCAGATAAGCCAAAAGCGGAGGTTTTTACACTTCCTCCATTACCCTACGAGTATGAGGCTTTAGAACCTTATATTAATGCTGAGACTATGAGATTTCATCACGATAAACATCATGGATCATTTGTGAAAAAACTTAATCAACTGGTTGAGGAATATCCAGAATTAAGCAATAAAAGTGCGGAAGAATTACTTAAAGATCTCAAAAAACTACCTAAAGAAATTCAGAAAACAGTTCGTAATAATGCTGGTGGTCATGTTAACCATACTATGTTTTGGTCAATTATGGCGAATGATGGAGGGGGAGAACCAAATGACGCGATCGCCTTTGCCATTGATAAGAGTTTTGGCAGTTTTGCCGAATTTCAAACCTTATTTAACGAAACGGGAATGAATCAGTTTGGTAGTGGCTGGGTGTGGTTAGTTATGGATAAACGCAAACAACTTAAAGTGTTGAGTACTCCCAACCAAGATAATCCTTTAATGCAGGGAATGTATCCTATTATGGGTAATGATGTTTGGGAACATTCATATTATCTAACCTATCGTAATAGGCGCGATGAGTATTTAGAGCAATGGTGGAATGTAGTTAATTGGAATGAAGTTAACCAACGTTTTCAACAGGCTTTAAATTACAAAATTTAG